Proteins encoded in a region of the Salvelinus fontinalis isolate EN_2023a chromosome 17, ASM2944872v1, whole genome shotgun sequence genome:
- the LOC129814547 gene encoding uncharacterized protein LOC129814547, which yields MFSEAPLMSNQGRDGEELARPEPPPQKPVRRPGPEMYAQERRRTLQERTMPSQQEPPVMQQVPKMMSREPSLPARSMSLRKAMSLQNLSQIETPWEGVTLNRCLFIAITILLFSTGFQKLHGK from the exons ATGTTTTCTGAGGCACCCCTCATGTCGAACCAG gGCAGGGATGGAGAAGAGTTAGCCAGACCAGAACCTCCACCACAGAAGCCTGTCCGCAGACCAGGTCCAG AAATGTACgctcaggagagaaggaggaccCTCCAGGAGAGGACCATGCCTTCTCAACAGGAACCTCCAGTCATGCAGCAAGTCCCCAAGATGATGTCCAGAGAACCCAGTCTCCCTGCCAGAAGCA TGTCTCTGCGTAAAGCTATGTCTCTCCAGAACCTGAGCCAGATAGAGACACCTTGGGAAGGGGTCACCCTCAACCGCTGTCTGTTCATAGCCATCACCATCCTGCTGTTCAGCACTGGCTTTCAGAAACTACATGGCAAGTAG